Below is a genomic region from Thermoflexus sp..
AATGGGTAAGATCTTCGAAAAGCCCCGAGGGGCTGTTCGAATGAATTCGGCCTCACAGGCCTTCGGCCCATGGCTGGCCTCCGCCGATCCAATCGCGTCGGCGAAGGCCGATGCCCAGGGCCCCAGCGCCTCCCACAGCCGATTTCACTCGACATCCCGGGCACCTCGAGGGAGAGGAGACGCGCCCCGAATGGTCTCCAAACGCGGGAGCGTGAAGAAGAAACAGGTGCCTTCTCCGGGCGTGCTCTCCACCCCAATGCGCCCCCCATGGGCTTCGATCAAATGCCTGGCGATCGCCAGGCCCAGGCCCGATCCCCCATCGGCACGCGACCGGGACCTCTCGGCCCGATAGAAGCGATCAAAAACATGTGGGAGATCCTCCGGGGCGATCCCGATACCGGTATCCCGCACGCTCACCCGCACTCCGTCCCCCAGATCCTGAGCCCTCACCACGATCTGCCCCCCCGAAGGCGTATAACGAACGGCATTGGTCAGCAGGTTCATCAGAACCTGCCGAATACGGGTTGGATCCGCCAGGATCGGTGGCAGCTCCGCGGGCACCTCGACTTCCAGATGGAGCCCTTTCTCTGCCGCCTGAAGGGCGATGCCATCCACCGTCTCCTCGATCAGACGCTTCAGATCCACCATCTCCCGGTCCAGCCGCAATTGCCCCGCCTCCGCCAGGGTCAGCAGGCGCAGATCTTCCACCAGGCGGGCGAGATGACGCACCTCGTCATGGATCTGAGCGATCTGCTCCAGCTCCAGGGGAAGCACGCCATCGATGAGGGCTTCCAGGTGGCCCTGCAGGATCCCCAAGGGGGTGCGCAACTCATGGGCGATGTCCGCCAGCATCTGGCGTCGCTGCTGCTCGGCCCGGGCCAGCGCTTCGGCCATCCGGTTAAACGCCTGGGCGACCTCTCCCAGCTCCCCCGCTTCCTGGGCTGGGATCTGTGCCCTCAGATCTCCGGCGGCGATCCGGCGAGCGGCCTGCTGGAGCGCCCGTAACGGTCGCACCAGACGGGAGAAAACCAGCGTGCCCGCCCCCAGGGCCAGGACGATCCCCACAAAGGTGCTCCAGCCGATCGCCCATCCCACCCGCCCCAAGAACTGCGCGGAAGGATCGGACAGGCTTCCAGTGTCCCCAATCACCAACCATCCGACGATCCGGTCTCCTACCCGGATAGGAGCCCCCGCATTCCGAACGGCTTCCGGCAGAAGAGTGCCCACCCATGTCCCTTCGGAATCCCATCGGACCCGCCCCGCTTCATCCGCCAGGATGAAACGGTGGCCCATCATCCGCCACATTGCAGCGCCGCCCATCCCCATCGGATGATGCATCGGGCCCATCCCCGGCATCATCGGGCTGGATGGCTCCAGGAAAGACTCCACCCCATCCCATCCCCTGTTCTGGAGATAGTAATTCGCAAGGGCAGGCGCCAGCGCCTCCGCCCAGCGTCGGTTCCCCTGGGCCACATACACTCCGAATTCGCCCGCGGTCGCCAGGCCGATCAGGAGAGATGTGGCGAGCAGGCTCAGGATGACTACCCCGGCAAAGGCCAGGCTCAGCTTCACCCATAGACCTCGCATCGCGATCCGCCTGGATGAAATCTTCAGGTTAGCTCCTCAATCAGTCTCTTGAAGCTTATATCCCACCCCATAGACCGTCAGCAGATACCGGGGATTCTTCGGATCCGGCTCGATCTTCTGTCGGAGGTTTTTGATGTGGGCGTCAATGGTCCGCTCATACCCTTCATAGGCGACTC
It encodes:
- a CDS encoding sensor histidine kinase; its protein translation is MRGLWVKLSLAFAGVVILSLLATSLLIGLATAGEFGVYVAQGNRRWAEALAPALANYYLQNRGWDGVESFLEPSSPMMPGMGPMHHPMGMGGAAMWRMMGHRFILADEAGRVRWDSEGTWVGTLLPEAVRNAGAPIRVGDRIVGWLVIGDTGSLSDPSAQFLGRVGWAIGWSTFVGIVLALGAGTLVFSRLVRPLRALQQAARRIAAGDLRAQIPAQEAGELGEVAQAFNRMAEALARAEQQRRQMLADIAHELRTPLGILQGHLEALIDGVLPLELEQIAQIHDEVRHLARLVEDLRLLTLAEAGQLRLDREMVDLKRLIEETVDGIALQAAEKGLHLEVEVPAELPPILADPTRIRQVLMNLLTNAVRYTPSGGQIVVRAQDLGDGVRVSVRDTGIGIAPEDLPHVFDRFYRAERSRSRADGGSGLGLAIARHLIEAHGGRIGVESTPGEGTCFFFTLPRLETIRGASPLPRGARDVE